One genomic region from Magallana gigas chromosome 3, xbMagGiga1.1, whole genome shotgun sequence encodes:
- the LOC136274120 gene encoding uncharacterized protein, whose translation MFLIFDTQVRWNQHAMCCNTCNRWQHRLCHTNISKELYVETMNGNGLIAWHCQDCGVPNTEDPSSSNLGEPALESTRLSEAPRTSLLPDQDHDSFEEMETNVPEEPSDDQEEIEEEEMEEETEVQSVQNSTAEETEDEDAEDVYEDSSFDVSGSSCRNLKSEKSRLQKIP comes from the exons ATGTTTCTCATCTTTGATACTCAGGTTCGGTGGAATCAACATGCGATGTGCTGCAACACGTGTAACCGTTGGCAACACAGGTTGTGCCACACAA acaTTTCCAAGGAGCTCTACGTGGAAACTATGAATGGCAATGGATTGATAGCATGGCATTGTCAAGACTGTGGAGTTCCCAACACGGAGGATCCTTCCTCATCAAACCTAGGGGAGCCAGCACTGGAGAGCACCAGGCTCAGCGAGGCTCCAAGAACCAG CTTACTGCCTGATCAAGACCATGATAGTTTCGAGGAAATGGAGACCAACGTCCCAGAGGAACCAAGCGATGATCAGGAGGAAATAGAGGAGGAGGAGATGGAAGAGGAGACGGAGGTTCAAAG TGTCCAGAATTCAACAGCAGAGGAAACCGAGGATGAAGATGCAGAAGATGTCTACGAGGACTCATCCTTTGATGTATCCGGATCATCCTGCAGGAATCTGAAATCCGAGAAGA gtCGATTGCAGAAGATCCCATAG